CTCGGCCGCGCGATCCGTCCGCAGTGCCCGCCGCTCCCACTTCAGCAGATCGCGTTGCAGCGTATTGGCTTCCGCTTGCCTTGGCGGTCATCGTGATCGGCGTCGCGTATGGTTGGTTTCGTACGCGCTCCAAAACAGTTGCCCGCGTGGCCTCTGCCATGCCGCGCTCCACACACGTCTGAAACTTTGCTCATGGCGGAACGTTACGCTCGGTCGCGCTCGTTCTGGCAGGCCATTGCCATGGCCTGCTGCGCCGTGCCGCTCCTGTTGTTGGTTGCCGACACTGCCTGGGCGCTGCGCTCCGGCTGGCGGCCGAGCCCTCTAATTCTAGCGGCGCTGTGCGCTGTCGTTCTTTTCATTGCGATGGCGCGCCGACGCGTCCACTGCGATTGGCGTCATGCCGCGCCGCGCGGTCTGCTGCTATTCGCGGCGCTGCTTACGGCGGCCTTGGCCGCCGAGTGGTGGCTGCGCGCCAGTAATCGGCATGCGGCGTTTCATCTCCGCCGCCCTGGTCTGTCGTTTCAACTGACCCCCGATCCGGTGGCCTATCCTGGCGCCTCTCCCCGCGCGCGGGTGTCGTACGATGCGTATGGATTTCGTGGGACCGGAGTATCCGGTTGCGCGAAGCAATCGACGCGCGTCTTTTGCCTTGGCGGCAGCACCACCGAATGTCTCTTTCTCGACGATGCGGCCACCTGGCCCGCGCGTTTGCAGGCAATTCTCGAACAATCGCGTCCCGCGCGCTTTTGTGTTCTCAACGCCGGTCACTGCGACTATGCCGCTGCGCAGCACGCGCGCTTCGTGCGCGAGTCGCCGCTAGTCCGCTCGCAAGACATGGTCGTGGCGCTGGTTGGTGCCTCCGACCTGATGCGCTACGTGTTCCAGTTCGATCTCGGCGGCGAGCGCCCGCCGCGCTGGCAACAATCGGCGCTCGCCACGCTGGCGCGCGATGTTTGGAACGGCCCGCTGCGCCGCGGCATGTATGTCGATCCCACTGGCGTTGCCTACGCGCACGCGCGCGGCAAGTTGTCCTTCACCCGCAATCAATTGATTCCAGATATCCGCTACGCCGCGGCCGAATACGAATTGCGGCTACGGCAGTTGGCGAGCGCCGTACGGCGACGCGGAGCGCAATTGGTGCTCGTCACTCAACCGGTGCTGTGGCAAGCGAGCATGCCGCCCGAAGCCATGCCTCGTCTGGTTGTCTGTCGTGTTCTGCCGTTCCCTGGTCCTTGGCGTTGGTTGACTGCCGCGCATTTGCGCGAGGCGATCGATCAATTCAACGCCTCCACGCGGCGCGTCGCAATCGAATACGGCGTGCCACTGGTCGAGGCCGATGAACTACACGCCCAGCTCGACTGCTTCTACGATGATTACCATCTCACCGTGCGCGGCGCCGACGCGCTGGCGCAATTGATCGCCGATCGACTGCTGGCCGATCGCGGCTTGCGCGAATCACACGCCGCTGCTCGACAGTAGCGCCGATAGATGTTTGGCGAGTGCCGTGATGTTCGGATACTCGTGGATGATCGTATACGGCAAACTGCGCCCAAGCTGCGCTTCCAGATCGCGCGTCAATTGTACCACCAAGATCGAATCGAGGCCCAGTTCAGCGAAGTTCTTGTGGCGATCAATCTCGCCAGGCTCAACTTCCAACACGCGCGCCAGCCGGTCGACGAGCATCGACTCCATCGCTTCGTGGCCGCGCGGCGAAAGCGGCCCGGCTGGTGCTTCCTGGATCGGCGCTGCGACAACGCCAGCGCTAGCCGCACTGGTGGGAAACTGCGGGCCCGGCGCCGCCACGATCAATGGCGATATATTCAGCGTTATCGCCTGCTCGAGCGCCGCGAGCGCCGCGCCAGTCTCCATGCCTTGCAGCAGTCCGCTGGCCACTGCGGCGTCGCGCGCCGCTAGACCCATGCCAACATCTTGCCACAGCCCCCACTCGATCGATTGCGTCGGCACGCCGCGAGCCGTCGCCCAATCGGCAAAGCCATCGAGGTATCCGTTGGCCGCCGCGTAGTCCGCCTGTCCAGGGCTTCCTATCGACGCAGCAACGGAGGAAAACAGCGTCATGAACTCGACGCTCCCTTGGCTTGCGAGTTCAAACAGATGGCGCGCGCCGTTTGCCTTGGGACGCAACACAGCCTCAACCTGCTTGCGTTTTTTGGTTCGCAGCTCACC
The genomic region above belongs to Pirellulales bacterium and contains:
- a CDS encoding SGNH/GDSL hydrolase family protein, with the translated sequence MAERYARSRSFWQAIAMACCAVPLLLLVADTAWALRSGWRPSPLILAALCAVVLFIAMARRRVHCDWRHAAPRGLLLFAALLTAALAAEWWLRASNRHAAFHLRRPGLSFQLTPDPVAYPGASPRARVSYDAYGFRGTGVSGCAKQSTRVFCLGGSTTECLFLDDAATWPARLQAILEQSRPARFCVLNAGHCDYAAAQHARFVRESPLVRSQDMVVALVGASDLMRYVFQFDLGGERPPRWQQSALATLARDVWNGPLRRGMYVDPTGVAYAHARGKLSFTRNQLIPDIRYAAAEYELRLRQLASAVRRRGAQLVLVTQPVLWQASMPPEAMPRLVVCRVLPFPGPWRWLTAAHLREAIDQFNASTRRVAIEYGVPLVEADELHAQLDCFYDDYHLTVRGADALAQLIADRLLADRGLRESHAAARQ